One Thermodesulfobacteriota bacterium genomic window, GGGGTAGGCGCAGGGAAGAGCATGGCTGACATCGTCCTGACCATCAACGGCCAGACCGTGACGGCAACCGCCGGGAGCACCCTCCTGGTCGCCGCCCGCGAGGCTGGCATCACCATCCCCACCCTGTGCCACCTGGACGGCCAGACCTCGGCCAGCCCCTGCGAGCTGTGCGTGGTCAGCGTCGAGGGCGAAGGCGAGCTGGTCCGCGCCTGCACCACCACGGTTGCGCCCGGCCTGGTGGTGCACACCGACTCCAAGGCGGCGGTCGCCCATCGCAAGCGCCGGCTGGAGGCCCTGTGCTCGGTCCATTTCGGGGACTGCAAGGCGCCCTGCAACCTCACCTGCCCCGGCCAGATCAATGTCCAGGGCTACATCGCCCACGTGGCCCGGGGCCAGTACGAAGAGGCGGTGCGCCTGGTCATGGAGCGCAACCCCTTGCCCTTTTCCGTGGGCCGGGTCTGCCCCCGCTTCTGCGAGACCCGCTGCCGCCGCATCCTGGTGGACGAGGCGGTCTCCATCAACCACCTCAAGCGCTTCGTCGCCGACTGGTGCATGGAGCGGCGGATCGATCTGCGCATCCCCAAGGATCCGCCCACCGGCAAGAGGGTCGCCGTGGTCGGCGGCGGCCCGGCCGGTCTGTCCGCCGCCTTCTTCCTGGCCCGGAAGGGCCACGAGGTGACCATCTTCGAGTCCCTGCCCAAGCTGGGCGGCATGCTCCGCTACGGCATCCCGGAGTACCGGATCCCCAAGAAGGTGCTGGACTACGAGATCGCCCAGATCCTGCGCCTGGGGATCGAGGTGCGGCCCAACCAGGTGTGGGGGACCGATTTCACCCTGCAGAATCTGCAGGAGGAGGGCTTCGACGCCACCTTCCTGGGTATCGGCGCCTGGCAGGACGAGCGCCTGGAGGTGCCAGGCAGCCAGCTGCCCGGCGTCTTTGCTGCCACCTGCTTTCTCATGTCTGTTGCCATCGGCGCCGGCCTCAACATGGGGAAAAGGACCGCGGTCATCGGCGGCAACAACATCGCCATGGAGGCGGCCCGCTCCCTGCTGCGGCTGGGGGTGGACCAGGTGACGGTGATCTACCCCCGCGCCCGGCTGGAGATGCCCGCCAACCAGCGCGCCATCGACGAGGCCGAGCGGGAGGGGGTGCAGTTCTTGCTCATGGCCCAGCCCACGGCCATCTTCCACGAGGACCGGAGCCTGCGCCTGGAGCTGGCCCGGATGAAGCTGGGCAAGCCGGACGACAAGGGCGTCCGCCAGCTGGAAGTGATCCCCGGTGCCAAGCTCAATCTGCGGGTGGACTCGGTGGTTACCTCCCTGGGGCAGACCGCCTGCCGCACCGGCCTGCGCGGGGAGCTGGAGGCGCTCCTGGAGCTGGGGCCCAAGGGCACGGTCAAGGCCAGTCCCCGCACCTCCCAGACCAACATTGAGGGGGTGTTCGCGGCTGGCGATGCGGTCTCCGGACCCCGCTCCGTCATCCAGGCGGTGGTGGGAGGCCGGCGGGCGGCGGAGAACATCCATGCCGCGGTCATGGGCAGCGGCAAGGAGCCGCCGGAGAGCCGCTTCAACATCACCCGGGGCAAGGGCTTCGACGACGTCGATTTCAAGAGCTTCGAAGGGATCAGCATCAAGCTCCGGGAGAAGATGCCGGAGCGGCCACCGGCCATCCGGATCCAGGACTTCGACGAGGCCCGGCTGGGCTTCACCGAGCGGATGGCCCTCACCGAGGCCAACCGCTGCCTGCGTTGCGGCTGCACCGCCTTTGACCGCTGCGCCCTGCGGGAGGAGTCGGTGATCCACGGGGTGGATCCCAACAAGACCGGCATGGGCCAAAGGCCCGCCTACCCGGTCGACGACACCCACCCGGTCCTGGTGGTGGATCGCAACAAGTGCATCTTCTGCCAGCGCTGCCAGCACAGCTGCCCGTACGGGGCGCTCACCGTCACCGCTGCCGAGGTGGATGCCGGCGGCCGGCCCCATGGCCTGACCCTGGCCTTTTCCGAAGCCTGTGTCGCCTGCGGCAAGTGCGTCGACCACTGCCCCACCGGCGCCCTCAACAAGAAGGACGTCACGGTGCCAGTGACCGGGGAGGAGGTGCGCACGGTCCGCACCGTCTGCCCCTATTGCGGCACCGGCTGCAACACCGTGGTCAAGATCAAGGGCGCCACCCTCATGGAGGTGAGCGCCGATCCGGCCCTGGCTCCCAACTTCGGGGATCTGTGCGTCAAGGGTCGCTTCGGCAATGCCTTTGTGCAGCATCCGGACCGGCTGACCAGCCCCCTGGTCCGCCGCAGCAAAGGGGGACCCCTGGAGCCGGCTTCCTGGGAGGAGGCGGTGGGTCTGGTGGCCGAGGCCTTCCACGCCATCGTCGCCGAGTCTGGTCCGGATGCCCTGGCGGGTCTCGCCTCGGCCCGCTGCACCAACGAGGAGAACTACGCCTTCCAGCGCTTCTTCCGCGCCGTGATCGGCACCAACAACGTCGATCACTGCGCCCGCTACTGTCACAGCCCCACGGTGGCCGGTCTGGCCGCAGCACTGGGGTCCGGGGCGATGTCCAACGACATCGCCGGCATCGAGGACAACGACGCCCTCTTCGTCATCGGCTCCAACACCACCGAGACCCATCCCGTGATCGCCCTGCGCATGCAGCGGGCCGTGCGGCGGGGGGCGGCGCTCATCGTGGCCGATCCGCGGCGGATCGGCCTGGTGGACGATGCCCGCCTCTGGCTGGCCATGCGGCCGGGCACCGATGGCGCCCTGGTGGGCGCGCTGTGCCACGTCATCATCCGGGACGAGTTGGCCGACCGCGCCTTCATGGCCGAGCGCACCGAGGGCTACGAGGCGATGGCCGCCGCGGTGGCGGGCTGCACCCCCGCCTGGGCGGCCGAGATCACCGGCGTGCCTGCTGCGGCCATCGAGGAGGCGGCGCATCTCTTTGCCAAGGCCGAGCGGGCGGGCATCTACTACACCATGGGCGTGACCCAGCACACCTCGGGCACCGCCAATGTCCAAGCCCTGGCCAATCTGGCCCTTTTGACCGGCAACCTGGGCAAGAAAGGGGCGGGCCTCAACCCCCTGCGGGGCCAGAACAACGTCCAGGGTGCCAGCGACATGGCCTGCAGCCCGGGGTTCCTGCCCGGCTACCAGCGGGTGGACGACGACCAGGCCCGGAGCCGCTTCGAGGCGGTCTGGGGCCGGCCCTTGCCGGCCAAGCCCGGCCTCACCGCCACCGAGATGACCGAGGCGGCCTGGCAGGGCCAGCTGCAGGGCTTGTGGATCATGGGCGAGAACCCGGTGCTCTCCGATCCCAACAGCAGCCATGTCCGCCAGGCGCTGCAGAAGCTGGAGCTTCTGGTGGTGCAGGACATCTTCCTCACCGAGACCGCCGAGCTGGCGGACGTGGTGCTGCCGGCGGCCTCCTACGCCGAGAAGGATGGCACGTTCACGAACACCGAGCGCCGGGTGCAGCGGGTGCGCCGGGCCCTGCTTCCCCCTGGTGAGGCCAAGGACGACCTGTCCATCATCAACCTGGTGGCGGCACGCCTGGGCTATGGTGAGCCGCCGCCGGTCTATGCCCGGGGGCTCCGGGGGGCGCGCAGCGCCAGCCAGGCCGGGGCGGTGGTGCCCCCCACAGCGCAGGAGATCTTTGCCGAGATCACCCGGGTCTGGCCGGCGATGGCCGGCATGAGCTACCAGCGTCTGGAGGCGGGCGGCCTGCAGTGGCCCTGCCCGGAGCCCGACCATCCCGGGACGCCGTACCTTTTTGCCGGCGGCTTCCCCCGGGGCCGGGCCCGCTTCACACCGGTGTCCTGGACCGGGCCCCGGGAGCGGCCAGATGCGGAGTATCCGCTGGTGCTCACCACTGGCCGCGTCCTCCAGCAGTACCACACCGGCACCATGACCAGACGTTCGCCGCTTCTCGAAAACCAGGCGCCGGAGCCCTTCGTGGAGATCCATCCCCAGGATGCCGCGGCCCTGGGCATCGACCAGGACAGCCTGGTGCGGGCCACCACCCGGCGGGGCAGCATCGTGCTGCCGGCCCGAGTGACGGAGCGGGTCTCCGCCGGGGTGGTGTTCATCCCCTTCCATTACCGGGAGGCGGCAGCCAACCTGCTGACCAACGACGCCCTGGATCCGGTGGCCAAGATCCCGGAGGCCAAGGTGTGCGCCGTGCGGCTGGAGGCCGTGGAGGAATGAATATCGAATAGCGAACAGAGAATGTCCAACCGCAGAAGGGACCGGCCGGACTGATCAGAAACGTCAACGACCGGTCCCTTCAGTCCTGGAAATTCCTTGTTGGGCATTCTGCGGTTCAGTTGGCTCTTTCAGCATGGAGGCAGTGTGACGACATGACACAGATGCATGAGACGAGACCAGGGGCGGTGCTGGTCCTGGGCGGCGGAGTGGCCGGCGTTCAGGCGGCCCTGGATCTGACCGAGCTGGGCCACTACGTCTACCTGGTGGAAAAGTCGGCCTCGGTGGGCGGGGCCATGGCCCAGCTGGACAAGACCTTCCCCACCAACGACTGCGCGCTCTGAATCCTCGCGCCCAAGCTGGTGGAGGCCGGTCGGTCTCCCAATATCGAGATTCTGAGCAATACCGACCTGCTCGCCCTGTCCGGCGAGGCGGGCCGGTTCACCGCCAAGGTGCGGATCCGGCCCCGCTACATCGATGCCGGCCGCTGCACCGCCTGCGGTCTGTGCACCACCTACTGCCCCCGCCACCGGGTGGATGACTACAACGAGGGTCTGGCGGTCACCCGGCCGATCCACGTGGACTATCCCCAGGCGGTGCCCGCCACCTACTACATCGATCCCGCGGCCTGCCTGCACCTGACGCACGGCACCTGCAAGATCTGCGTGCCGGTGTGCCGCTCCCGGGCCATCGACTTCGAGCAGCAGCCCCAGGAGCGGGAGCTGGCGGTGGGGGCGGTGATTCTGGCCCCGGGCTTCGGCCGCATTCCCGAGTCGACCCTGGCCCAGTTCGGCTACGGCAAGCACGCCGATGTCCTGACCAGCATCGAATTCGAGCGCGTCCTGAATCCTTCCGGTCCCTTCAAGGGCGAGATCCGCTGCCTGTCCGACGGCCGGCATCCGAAGCGGATTGCCTTCATCCAGTGTGTGGGCTCCCGGGACCTGGGCTGCGACAACGGCTACTGCTCGTCGGTCTGCTGCATGTACTCCATCAAGGAGGCGGTGGTGGCCAAGGAGCACGAGCCGGACCTGGACATCACCATCTTCTACATGGATCTCCGCACCCAGGGCAAAGACTTCGATGCCGCCCGCATCCGGGCCGAGGAGCAGTACGGCATCCGCTTCGTCCGCTCCCGGGTGGCGGACGTCATGCCCTGGGGCGACCACCTGCGTCTGACCTACTCCACCCTGGACAGCGGACACCGCTTCGAACCCTTCGATCTGGTGGTGCTGTCGGTGGGCCTGGAGGCCCCCAGGGATGCCAAGGCCCTGTCCGGAATCGTCGGTCTTGAGCTCAACCGCTACGACTTCTGCGCCACTGCCGACACGGCGCCTCTTGCCACCAGCCGGCCCGGGGTGCTGGTGGCCGGCGCCTTCCAGGGCCCCAAGGACATCCCGGAGAGCGTCACCCAGTCGAGCGCCGCCGCCGGCCTCGCTGCGGCGCAGCTCAAGGACGAGCGGGCCCGGGGGGTGGTCGTCAAGGAATACCCGGGCGAGACGCCCCTGGCCCCGGAGGAGGAGCCCCGGGTGGGGGTCTTCGTCTGCCACTGCGGCATCAACATCGCTGGGGTGGTGGATGTCAAGGCAGTGGCCGAGGCCACCGCCAATCTGCCCGGGGTGGTGTACTGCACCCAGAGCCTGTACAGCTGCTCCCAGGACGCCCAGGAGGTCATCAAGCAGAAGATCCGCGAGCATCACCTCAACCGGGTGGTGGTGGCGGCCTGCTCGCCCCGCACCCACGAGCCCCTGTTCCAGGAGACCCTGAAGGACGCCGGCCTCAACCGCTGCCTGTTCGAGATGGTCAACATCCGGGACCAGTGCTCCTGGGTGCATGCCAATGAGCCGGCCGCGGCCACGGACAAGTCCCGGGAGCTGGTGGAAATGGGGGTGGCCAAGGCCCGCCTGGTGCAGCCCCTGCCGGAGCAGACCGTGCCGGTGACGCCGGTGGCCCTGGTGATCGGCGGTGGGCTCGCGGGCATGACCGCAGCTCTTGCCATCGCCGGCCAGGGCTTTGCCTGCCACCTGGTGGAGCGGGCAGACGAGCTGGGGGGCAACCTCCTCTGGCAGACCAGGACCCTGGCCGGCCACGACCTGGTAGCCTTGCGCCAGGAGCTGGTGGCCAAGGTCCGGAGCCATCCCCTGCTCACCGTGCA contains:
- a CDS encoding FAD-dependent oxidoreductase, with amino-acid sequence MHETRPGAVLVLGGGVAGVQAALDLTELGHYVYLVEKSASVGGAMAQLDKTFPTNDCALUILAPKLVEAGRSPNIEILSNTDLLALSGEAGRFTAKVRIRPRYIDAGRCTACGLCTTYCPRHRVDDYNEGLAVTRPIHVDYPQAVPATYYIDPAACLHLTHGTCKICVPVCRSRAIDFEQQPQERELAVGAVILAPGFGRIPESTLAQFGYGKHADVLTSIEFERVLNPSGPFKGEIRCLSDGRHPKRIAFIQCVGSRDLGCDNGYCSSVCCMYSIKEAVVAKEHEPDLDITIFYMDLRTQGKDFDAARIRAEEQYGIRFVRSRVADVMPWGDHLRLTYSTLDSGHRFEPFDLVVLSVGLEAPRDAKALSGIVGLELNRYDFCATADTAPLATSRPGVLVAGAFQGPKDIPESVTQSSAAAGLAAAQLKDERARGVVVKEYPGETPLAPEEEPRVGVFVCHCGINIAGVVDVKAVAEATANLPGVVYCTQSLYSCSQDAQEVIKQKIREHHLNRVVVAACSPRTHEPLFQETLKDAGLNRCLFEMVNIRDQCSWVHANEPAAATDKSRELVEMGVAKARLVQPLPEQTVPVTPVALVIGGGLAGMTAALAIAGQGFACHLVERADELGGNLLWQTRTLAGHDLVALRQELVAKVRSHPLLTVHTGTEVEQVDGYIGNFGTVLKAGMTTQTIEHGVVVLATGGREHRPDRYLLGRSPHVITQKELAIRLAAGDQAPASVVMIQCAGSRGDDLAYCSKTCCNEAVQNALALKAANPQSQVVVLYRDMRTYGYAEDSYRQAREQGVLFVPYELAAPPRVTEQGPGVRVTFDDPILQEEVTMSPDLLVLSVGIVPNDTEGLSRLLKVPVSQDRFFLEAHVKLRPVELSVSGVYLCGLAHSPKPVDEIIVQAQAAAAKATIPLVRGRVTVEPTVSVVDQATCIGCGLCESLCPYKAIVMTKKDKAKKAETIAASCKGCGICAAHCPTFAISMGGFTNDQILAQIRAFGETEKETV
- the fdhF gene encoding formate dehydrogenase subunit alpha codes for the protein MADIVLTINGQTVTATAGSTLLVAAREAGITIPTLCHLDGQTSASPCELCVVSVEGEGELVRACTTTVAPGLVVHTDSKAAVAHRKRRLEALCSVHFGDCKAPCNLTCPGQINVQGYIAHVARGQYEEAVRLVMERNPLPFSVGRVCPRFCETRCRRILVDEAVSINHLKRFVADWCMERRIDLRIPKDPPTGKRVAVVGGGPAGLSAAFFLARKGHEVTIFESLPKLGGMLRYGIPEYRIPKKVLDYEIAQILRLGIEVRPNQVWGTDFTLQNLQEEGFDATFLGIGAWQDERLEVPGSQLPGVFAATCFLMSVAIGAGLNMGKRTAVIGGNNIAMEAARSLLRLGVDQVTVIYPRARLEMPANQRAIDEAEREGVQFLLMAQPTAIFHEDRSLRLELARMKLGKPDDKGVRQLEVIPGAKLNLRVDSVVTSLGQTACRTGLRGELEALLELGPKGTVKASPRTSQTNIEGVFAAGDAVSGPRSVIQAVVGGRRAAENIHAAVMGSGKEPPESRFNITRGKGFDDVDFKSFEGISIKLREKMPERPPAIRIQDFDEARLGFTERMALTEANRCLRCGCTAFDRCALREESVIHGVDPNKTGMGQRPAYPVDDTHPVLVVDRNKCIFCQRCQHSCPYGALTVTAAEVDAGGRPHGLTLAFSEACVACGKCVDHCPTGALNKKDVTVPVTGEEVRTVRTVCPYCGTGCNTVVKIKGATLMEVSADPALAPNFGDLCVKGRFGNAFVQHPDRLTSPLVRRSKGGPLEPASWEEAVGLVAEAFHAIVAESGPDALAGLASARCTNEENYAFQRFFRAVIGTNNVDHCARYCHSPTVAGLAAALGSGAMSNDIAGIEDNDALFVIGSNTTETHPVIALRMQRAVRRGAALIVADPRRIGLVDDARLWLAMRPGTDGALVGALCHVIIRDELADRAFMAERTEGYEAMAAAVAGCTPAWAAEITGVPAAAIEEAAHLFAKAERAGIYYTMGVTQHTSGTANVQALANLALLTGNLGKKGAGLNPLRGQNNVQGASDMACSPGFLPGYQRVDDDQARSRFEAVWGRPLPAKPGLTATEMTEAAWQGQLQGLWIMGENPVLSDPNSSHVRQALQKLELLVVQDIFLTETAELADVVLPAASYAEKDGTFTNTERRVQRVRRALLPPGEAKDDLSIINLVAARLGYGEPPPVYARGLRGARSASQAGAVVPPTAQEIFAEITRVWPAMAGMSYQRLEAGGLQWPCPEPDHPGTPYLFAGGFPRGRARFTPVSWTGPRERPDAEYPLVLTTGRVLQQYHTGTMTRRSPLLENQAPEPFVEIHPQDAAALGIDQDSLVRATTRRGSIVLPARVTERVSAGVVFIPFHYREAAANLLTNDALDPVAKIPEAKVCAVRLEAVEE